From a region of the Triticum aestivum cultivar Chinese Spring chromosome 7D, IWGSC CS RefSeq v2.1, whole genome shotgun sequence genome:
- the LOC123170283 gene encoding protein CURVATURE THYLAKOID 1A, chloroplastic isoform X2: MAATAYSVALLGGARLPAATGNAAPRSSAFLPRRNLHPLRLQDAPRPSLLRVKAASDDTSASGDEIIEDLKGKWEAIEDKPTFLLYSGGAVVALWLTTVVVGAINSVPLLPKLLELVGLGYTGWFVYRYLLFKESRKELATDIESLKKKIAGTE; the protein is encoded by the exons ATGGCTGCCACGGCGTACTCCGTGGCCCTCCTCGGCGgagcgcgcctccccgccgccaccggcaaCGCCGCCCCCCGCTCCTCCGCCTTCCTCCCGCGGCGCAACCTCCACCCGCTCCGCCTCCAAG ATGCGCCCAGGCCGTCCCTGCTCCGCGTGAAGGCCGCCTCCGACGACACGTCGGCGAGCGGCGACGAGATCATCGAGGACCTCAAGGGGAAG TGGGAGGCGATTGAGGACAAGCCGACCTTCCTCCTCTACAGCGGCGGCGCCGTCGTCGCGCTCTGGCTCACCACCGTCGTCGTCGGCGCCATCAACTCCGTGCCGTTG CTCCCCAAGCTCCTGGAGCTGGTTGGGCTCGGCTACACCGGGTGGTTCGTGTACCGCTACCTCCTCTTCAAG GAAAGCAGGAAAGAGTTGGCCACCGACATCGaaagcttgaagaagaagattgccgGAACAGAATAA
- the LOC123168395 gene encoding acylphosphatase, giving the protein MFPSTTATASRLLVPAASRRAMATAASANPPPPQQSPSKAVRVVVKGRVQGVFFRDWTVETARALGLAGWVRNRRDGTVEALLSGEPARVDEMVSRRLPVGPPAAAVTAVLPSPADPLDPSEGFHRKPTA; this is encoded by the coding sequence ATGTTCCCTTCTACCACGGCCACGGCCTCCCGCCTCCTCGtccccgccgcctctcgccgcgCCATGGCCACTGCCGCCTCCGCCAACCCGCCGCCCCCGCAGCAATCGCCCTCCAAGGCGGTGCGGGTCGTGGTGAAGGGCCGCGTGCAGGGCGTCTTCTTCCGCGACTGGACGGTGGAGACGGCCCGCGCGCTCGGGCTCGCCGGCTGGGTCCGCAACCGCCGCGACGGCACCGTGgaggccctcctctccggcgaacccgCCAGGGTCGACGAGATGGTCTCCCGGCGCCTTCCCGTcgggcctcccgccgccgccgtcaccgcggTGCTGCCTTCCCCCGCCGATCCGCTCGACCCCTCCGAGGGCTTCCACCGCAAGCCCACCGCCTGA
- the LOC123170283 gene encoding protein CURVATURE THYLAKOID 1A, chloroplastic isoform X1, translating into MAATAYSVALLGGARLPAATGNAAPRSSAFLPRRNLHPLRLQGAHAYAPRPSLLRVKAASDDTSASGDEIIEDLKGKWEAIEDKPTFLLYSGGAVVALWLTTVVVGAINSVPLLPKLLELVGLGYTGWFVYRYLLFKESRKELATDIESLKKKIAGTE; encoded by the exons ATGGCTGCCACGGCGTACTCCGTGGCCCTCCTCGGCGgagcgcgcctccccgccgccaccggcaaCGCCGCCCCCCGCTCCTCCGCCTTCCTCCCGCGGCGCAACCTCCACCCGCTCCGCCTCCAAGGTGCACATGCAT ATGCGCCCAGGCCGTCCCTGCTCCGCGTGAAGGCCGCCTCCGACGACACGTCGGCGAGCGGCGACGAGATCATCGAGGACCTCAAGGGGAAG TGGGAGGCGATTGAGGACAAGCCGACCTTCCTCCTCTACAGCGGCGGCGCCGTCGTCGCGCTCTGGCTCACCACCGTCGTCGTCGGCGCCATCAACTCCGTGCCGTTG CTCCCCAAGCTCCTGGAGCTGGTTGGGCTCGGCTACACCGGGTGGTTCGTGTACCGCTACCTCCTCTTCAAG GAAAGCAGGAAAGAGTTGGCCACCGACATCGaaagcttgaagaagaagattgccgGAACAGAATAA